The Epinephelus lanceolatus isolate andai-2023 chromosome 14, ASM4190304v1, whole genome shotgun sequence region gaaaatactgGAGGAGACAGACTGAATAAGATATGATCTGTTTTTCAGATAAAAAGTCAATCAGAAGCTTTGGGTAAATAgcagtgctgaaaagaacagAGTTGATTAACAAAGCTGCAATGAAAACGTACATAGGCTCATGGAGGTTTCGGTGAATCACAATAAGATACACAATAGTAGAATTACTGCagattattaaaatatatactATAAACATGATCATAAAATAAAGGAATCTGTATTTGTGGACTTCCACATGTCCACCTAAAGTtatatatgttacatttaatcCTTCATCCATTAAGATAGTCAAAAATTAACAATCACTTAAACATGCAGATAATATAACAGACATACTGAACCTACAACTACAAGTAAAGAATTCACTCTCTGAACATCCATTTAACAATCAATCTGTATTTGAATGTGTTATTCATTCACAGTTACCTGACTTCATTAAAAAATGCAGGTGGGATGTGTTCACCTCCAAACTCCACAGGCTGAGTTTGTGACATGTTTTTATCAGACTGCTTCATCCTCCATAGATCTCATTACACCATTCACCAAAGGAAACAATAACACGTGACAAACTTTGTCAAACTCTGGAGCCCATAAATCAGAAGCCATATTTCTCCTTTTTTACTGAGTAATGTGCATATGTAATGTTCTCTGTGCCactataaagaaagaaaaaaaagacagtacaGCAGGAGAGTGACTATATTTCCTTCACCAAGTGATGTCTCCCTCATATTGTGTCACATGgtgcttttttatttgtttgggcacccctggtcaaaatttattttactgtaaacaGTTAAGTAGAAGATGAAGTGATCTCCAAaagacatgaatgtaaaaatgaaacatgcttttcaacattttaagcaagatcagtgttttcagggagctgtATCCTCATTTtgtaatgtcattaaaaaatggcattaaacaggaactgtggaggtcaagttgaagTCTGGAATACCAAGACATCTTTCTGAAAGAGTTGcttgtaggattgttagaaaagCAAATCAAAACcactgtttgactgcaaaagacctgcagacctgcaaacaactcagagactctatATCTGATGACAGTTTCACTAGATGGCAtggctctggcctctagcactaccgtaagaaacctcggagtaacatttgatcaagatttgtcttgtaattctcatttaaaacaaacctcacggattgcattttttcatctgtgtaatattgcgaaaattaggcctatcctgacccgaaaagatgcagaaaaattggtccacgcttttgttacctctgggCTGgtttactgtaactccctattatcaggtagctctagtaagtccttaaaaactctccagctaattcagaatgcagcagcacgtgtactaacaggaacttagaaacaagatcatatttctcctgttttaacttctctgcactggctccccgtaaaatccagaattgaatttaaaatcctactgttaccttataaagctctaaatggtcaagctccgtcatatcttagagagctcatagtgccatattatcctaccagaacactgcgctctgagaacgcagggttagtTGTGGTCCCTAAattctccaaaagtagatcaggagctagagccttcagctatcaggctcctctcctgtgtcatcatcttcctgttacggtccgggaggcagacaccgtctccacatttaagactagacttaagactttcctctttgataaagcttatagttagggctggctcaggcttgccttgtaccagcccctagttaggctgacttaggcctagtctgccagaggacctcctataatacaccaggcaccttctctccttctctctctctctctctctctctctctctctctctctctctctctcatgtcctctTAATACATCTCGCTAACTCGGCCatgctgcatgtcactaactcggcttcttctctggagcctttgtgctcaactgtctcgcaggttaactcatatcgcagcggtgcctggatagtgtgacgtgtgtggttgtgctgctgccgtggtcctgccagatgcctcctgctgctgctgttatcattagtcatacttctactgttattatacacatatgattattgtcacatatgtatactatcacacatttttatatactttcaacatattgtaccacaataaccAGAAttgtaattataatattattataatatcattactttcattaatgttgttgtaagctactctcattaccatctgtcctgcatctttatctgtctctgtctctctgtctctctctctctctctctctctttctgtctcattgtgtcatatggattcctgttaatttattatgttgatctgttctgtatgacatctattgcacgtctgtccatcctggaagagggatcactcctcagttgctcttacTGAGATTTCTGCCTTGTTTTTTGCCCCGTTAAAgagtttttttggggagtttttccttatctgctgcgagggtccaaaggacagagggatgtagtatgctgtaaagtcctgtgaggcaaattgtgatttgtgatattgggctttataaataaaattgattgattgattgattgattgattgattgaagagtcatcagaagaaaacctttcctgcaTCCTCACCCCAAAATTCCATGtctgaagaaatttcctcaatgtgttcttgagatattgcattcatgaaaatgagacagacaaggtcacaatgaccttgacttttgaccaccaaaaaaaTGACTCAGTTCATTGTTGTTGATACCATATggacatctgtgccaaatttgaagaaattccctcaagctgttctgaAATATCGTGTTCACAAAGATGGGACTGACATATATGCGGacggatggacaacctgaaaacataatgcttctGACTGCAGCTATCGTTGGTGCGGAGACATAAAAAAGACTCTGATCTACATGTGGTCTGCTCAAGCAAACACAGAACATTTTCTAAATGGGAGAAGAGACCAGACAAGTTAACACGTGCAACAGACACAAAGTTGGTGAGGTAATTTTTCAAGCAACAGAGAACAACATCAAGTTCGCACCTAACTGCTAACTTTGTAAAGATAAAGAATTAACAGATTCCTCTGACCTGTAACACTGGAATACAGCACTGCAGAGACTGCATCAGGAATCACAATCCTTTCCATCTTTGCTCATCCACAATAGACAGAATCGCAGACTAACAAGCAGCATAACAAAAAACCTTTTCCCAGCATTCATGGAttggtaacgtaacaactgTGTACAACATTGGTACAATTGTACAGGCTAGGAAAGACTATTTAAATGTTGTTGATGCACGTGTGTTGATTTGCTGTCATTAAGTGAGTAAATGGTGAtctacacacagagacacacacacacacacacacacacacacacacacaaacacacaaaacacttttAAGTGTCTTAGTCTGTAGTTAGGTTTATTtagtttgtagttttgtgtgtttatttttgacaCATTGTGATAAAAACCTTTGGAATCATGcttgctgtctgtttaatatgACACAAGTGTAAGTGAATCACTGAGCCCTGCTGTGTCAAAAACtccaaaatccttcaaactGATAGTTTAATGTACTTTATGAAAGTGAGTTAATTAAACggctatcatttttccttttttatggTTCCCCACAAGGTGAGTTCATGTAAATTGAATCATATTTTTCTATATAATTAATAGTTATCATAATTATTTCTTATAGCCATTTTAATACTTTCAACTATGTGTTCCCAACATTAGCATTCAAAGACATGCTCTTATAATGATATAGTACAGAATAACAATCAACATTAATAATCAGGGAAGACATTTAGCCTACATTTTAGTTGATGGGAGGAGGTGAGGGACCTGGATCATGAATAGGGGGACACTGGCCCAAAAATAGGTTAAAACCACTGCTCTATGTTATGTCatcctaaaaataaaaaaaaaatcttaaaaccaACATATTAAATCATTTGTGCTTACTGGTGTCCTAGCTCTGACAGAGCACCATTATTATTGTGGAGGTTATGTCAATCTTAAACGTAGTACATAGCCAAGATAACTGCtgggaaaaatatatttttatgcctctacaGTAAAGTTCAGACCGTGTACCAGGCGTTACAGTATACAGTGTTCATTATGAGCACTACATTGTAAAATATATAGAATAACGCCACAGTGTTTTCGACATTTGAAATCctttattgccatgttaatcaAATGGTCATGAAGTTATAAGACACATCAACAACAATTAGATgaacaaaacagtgaaaactgacaagataaaaactaatggaGTAAGGGAGCAGAGTTAAATATAATCAGGGTCTACTGTGGGATAAATGTATGATTTCAGAAATGATTTATAAAATACAGAGTCAGCTGAGTGGATGTCCTGTGGCAGATTGATCCAGAGGCTCTCACAGCTCATAGGGACTCTAACGTTCATGGATGACACAAGTAAAAACCCATGCAGTGCATCAAAAGTTAGCAATATAAGTTGAAAGCGACCTCTTTAAAAACAATCTATAAACAATGTAAAGAGGCAAAAGCAGGTGTAATGTGATTCATTCTCTTAGTTCTACTTATCAAATACTTCAGCAATAGACCCAGAATACTAATACTGGATATAATAAATAGGGTTCTGCATTTGTACAGTAAATTCAAAGCAGTAAGACAGTAATGAAACATAAAGAATGAAACTACTGCAACAGAGTAACTGCAGAAAATGTCATCAGTCATCTCATTGTTGAAACTGACagtgctcattactgtgcattATTAAGTAAAACAAGTCCTAAAGTTAAACACTTTCCAAGGATCAGAGAAATCACATCTCTGCACTgttaaacagaagaagaaatcaGTGTTGATAACATTAGTTCATCTTCCTATGACATAACAACTGCTTGAGGTGCTTTgaaatttctttcatttttagtCCATATATGATTGGATTAACAAGTGGATGATACAAAACCAGCTGTAAAGTCATTATTAAATTTGCAAGTTTTGGAATTTCAGATTCCAGTCGAGCTGTAATTAAATTATATGTGCACAGCAAGGAGAAGTTGATCAAAACCAACAGGTGAGGTAAACAGGTCTCTGCAGCTTTTTTCCTGACTTTTCTGCAACTTCGATAGGTTATTCTGAATATTTGTGCATATGTGGAAAGTATAAAGAGCATCGGAAAAAATGACCCATTTAGAAACATGAACAAACCATATATAGTCAGTGCTCTTGAAGTGCTACACTGAAGTTTGTAAATTGAGTTATTACAAAAAATTGCTTTGAATGTAAACCTACAGAGCTTTTCATGAAAGCACATTGTTGTGTGTGTCACGAGCTGACAAGCAGGAACAAACCAAGCTAAAGCCAGAAAGATACAGACAGTTGTTTTTCTCATTATAGTTGGATATTGCAGAGGTTTACATATAGACACATACCTGTCATAGGCCATGGCTGACAACAGAAAGAACTCTGCGCCGCCTAaagtataaaacagaaaatactgGAGGAGACAGGCTGAATAAGATATGATCTGTTTTTCAGATAAAAAGTCAGTCAGAAGCTTTGGGTAAATAgcagtgctgaaaagaacagAGTTGATTAACAAAGCTGCAATGAAAATATACATAGGCTCATGGAGGTTTCGGTGAATCACAATAAGATACACAATAGTAGAATTACTGCagattattaaaatatatactATAAACATGATCATAA contains the following coding sequences:
- the LOC144466818 gene encoding olfactory receptor 2AG2-like — translated: MDEGLNVTYITLGGHVEVHKYRFLYFMIMFIVYILIICSNSTIVYLIVIHRNLHEPMYIFIAALLINSVLFSTAIYPKLLTDFLSEKQIISYSACLLQYFLFYTLGGAEFFLLSAMAYDRYVSICKPLQYPTIMRKTTVCIFLALAWFVPACQLVTHTTMCFHEKLCRFTFKAIFCNNSIYKLQCSTSRALTIYGLFMFLNGSFFPMLFILSTYAQIFRITYRSCRKVRKKAAETCLPHLLVLINFSLLCTYNLITARLESEIPKLANLIMTLQLVLYHPLVNPIIYGLKMKEISKHLKQLLCHRKMN